In Variovorax paradoxus, a single genomic region encodes these proteins:
- a CDS encoding conjugal transfer protein TrbD, producing the protein MALRAIPIRRAGNRENLFMGGDRELVMFSGLLAGALIFSAQEVRATVFGIALWFGALFALRLMAKADPKLRHVYLRHRRYKPYYPARSTPFRDNTPSQGKQYK; encoded by the coding sequence ATGGCTCTGCGCGCGATCCCCATCCGTAGGGCCGGCAACCGAGAAAACCTGTTCATGGGCGGGGATCGTGAGCTGGTGATGTTCTCGGGCCTGCTGGCCGGCGCGCTGATTTTCAGCGCCCAAGAAGTGAGGGCAACGGTGTTCGGCATCGCCTTGTGGTTCGGCGCGCTCTTCGCGCTGCGCCTCATGGCGAAGGCCGATCCGAAGCTGCGACACGTGTACCTGCGGCACCGCCGGTACAAGCCGTACTACCCGGCTCGCAGCACGCCCTTCCGTGACAACACGCCGAGTCAAGGGAAGCAATACAAATGA
- the trbC gene encoding conjugal transfer system pilin TrbC gives MQATFPAFRLNRNALFYMGLFALLAFFLLAPQHAFASEGTGGSLPYESWLTNLRNSVTGPVAFALSIIGIVVAGGILIFGGELNGFFRTLIFIVLVMALLVGAQNMMSTFFGRGAEIAALTDGALHQVKVAALDVAGFPGEAVMRWAERGHIAG, from the coding sequence ATGCAAGCAACCTTCCCGGCATTCCGCCTCAACCGCAACGCCCTGTTCTACATGGGCCTCTTCGCCCTCCTGGCGTTCTTCCTGCTGGCCCCCCAGCACGCATTCGCCTCCGAGGGCACCGGCGGCTCTCTGCCGTATGAGAGCTGGCTGACCAACCTCCGCAACTCCGTCACCGGCCCGGTGGCCTTCGCGCTGTCGATCATCGGCATCGTGGTCGCCGGCGGCATCCTGATCTTCGGCGGCGAACTCAACGGCTTCTTCCGCACGTTGATCTTCATCGTCCTGGTCATGGCCCTGCTGGTCGGCGCGCAGAACATGATGAGCACGTTCTTCGGCCGTGGCGCGGAAATCGCCGCCCTGACCGATGGCGCGCTGCACCAGGTCAAGGTCGCCGCGCTGGACGTGGCCGGCTTCCCCGGCGAAGCCGTCATGCGCTGGGCCGAGCGCGGCCACATCGCGGGGTAA
- the trbB gene encoding P-type conjugative transfer ATPase TrbB: MTDQKPEHNSIKERAKKKLERDMGPELLAALNDPKTVEIMLNADGKLWLERLGEPMKCIGTLRVAQAQAIIETIAGYHGKEVTRSKPILEGELPLDGSRFAGQLPPVVPAPTFAIRKKAVAIFTLDQYVERGIMTAPQREALIAVVRAHRNILVIGGTGSGKTTLVNAIINEMVIQDPTERVFIIEDTGEIQCAAENYVQYHTSIDVNMTALLKTTLRMRPDRILVGEVRGPEALDLLMAWNTGHEGGAATLHANNAKAGLDRLAMLISMHPDSPKPIEPLIGEAVHVVVHIARVEGSRRIQEILEVSGFANGQYITKTL; the protein is encoded by the coding sequence ATGACCGACCAGAAACCAGAACACAACAGCATCAAGGAACGGGCGAAGAAGAAGCTCGAACGCGACATGGGGCCGGAGCTGCTGGCCGCCCTCAACGATCCCAAGACCGTTGAAATCATGCTCAACGCGGACGGCAAGCTCTGGCTCGAACGCCTGGGCGAGCCGATGAAGTGCATCGGCACGCTGCGCGTCGCGCAGGCGCAAGCCATCATCGAAACCATCGCGGGCTACCACGGCAAGGAAGTCACGCGCTCCAAGCCGATCCTGGAAGGCGAGCTGCCCCTTGATGGCAGTCGCTTCGCCGGCCAGCTCCCGCCGGTTGTGCCCGCACCCACCTTCGCCATTCGGAAGAAGGCCGTCGCCATCTTCACGCTCGATCAGTACGTCGAACGCGGAATCATGACCGCGCCGCAGCGCGAGGCATTGATTGCAGTGGTGCGCGCGCACCGGAACATCCTTGTGATCGGCGGCACCGGCTCGGGCAAGACCACGCTGGTGAACGCGATCATCAACGAGATGGTGATTCAAGACCCGACCGAGCGGGTTTTCATCATCGAGGACACCGGCGAAATCCAGTGCGCCGCCGAGAACTACGTCCAGTACCACACCAGCATCGACGTGAACATGACGGCGCTGCTGAAAACCACCCTCCGCATGCGCCCCGACCGAATCCTGGTCGGCGAGGTGCGCGGCCCCGAAGCCCTTGATCTGTTGATGGCCTGGAACACCGGGCACGAAGGAGGTGCTGCAACCCTGCACGCAAACAACGCCAAAGCTGGATTGGATCGGCTCGCCATGCTCATCAGCATGCACCCCGATTCCCCGAAACCCATTGAACCGCTTATCGGCGAGGCGGTTCACGTGGTTGTTCATATCGCCCGCGTCGAAGGCTCGCGGCGCATCCAGGAAATCTTGGAGGTTTCCGGGTTCGCCAACGGCCAGTACATCACCAAAACCCTCTGA
- a CDS encoding transcriptional regulator, with protein sequence MYNYIFFTNVLRLLDERHMTKKELSNRSGVSISFLSDLTTGKANPSLKVMEDIAQALETPLPLLLESTDLDKEALDTLAGGKAPRSLPPGFERVAAVLPEHQAFIVKKWGEATRKKLRGS encoded by the coding sequence TTGTACAACTACATCTTCTTCACGAACGTGCTCCGGCTGCTCGATGAGCGGCACATGACGAAAAAGGAGCTATCGAACAGGTCGGGGGTTTCGATCTCCTTCCTGTCCGATCTCACTACTGGCAAAGCCAACCCCTCCCTAAAGGTGATGGAGGACATTGCGCAGGCCCTTGAAACTCCCCTGCCGCTCCTGCTTGAATCGACCGACCTGGACAAAGAAGCCCTTGACACCCTGGCCGGCGGCAAGGCACCCCGAAGCCTGCCGCCAGGCTTCGAGCGCGTGGCGGCCGTGCTGCCAGAACACCAGGCGTTCATCGTCAAGAAGTGGGGCGAAGCGACAAGGAAGAAACTTAGAGGGAGTTGA
- a CDS encoding single-stranded DNA-binding protein, which produces MSHNLFQFIGNLTRDTDVRHSENSARAVFDLAVNRVWRNAAGAKQEQTDFFRIKSFGGLAENAGKYLGKGSKVFVQGRIEPTKYEKDGKTEYGFDFIAEEIEYLDTKAPGGGQ; this is translated from the coding sequence ATGAGCCACAACCTGTTCCAGTTTATCGGTAATCTTACCCGCGATACCGACGTTCGCCATAGCGAAAACAGCGCCCGCGCCGTTTTCGACCTGGCTGTCAATCGCGTGTGGCGCAACGCAGCCGGTGCGAAGCAGGAGCAGACGGACTTCTTCCGCATCAAGTCGTTCGGCGGCCTGGCCGAGAACGCGGGCAAGTACCTGGGCAAAGGCTCCAAGGTGTTCGTCCAGGGCCGCATCGAGCCGACGAAGTACGAGAAGGACGGCAAGACCGAATACGGGTTCGATTTCATCGCCGAGGAAATCGAATACCTGGACACCAAAGCGCCAGGCGGCGGCCAGTAA
- the trfA gene encoding plasmid replication initiator TrfA, translated as MQNEFNEQEYRRKLIEGGLSEADATDLAARTAAARRDSGSAGGAFRPAGSLFELPATAGDNEAALPPKLPTPASAAVERSERMAQESAELARTMGLPPEPRTAVNKMAEQIGALAQDKRSSAMATKKRTAGGELAEKVSEAKQTALLKHTKQQIKDMQLSLFDLAPWPDHMRALPNDFGRSAIFTVRNKKVPRAALQGQSIYHVNKDVEITYTGIELRADDDELVFAQVLEYAKRTALGEPVSFTFYELCQDLDWSINGRYYTRAEECLTRLQASAMQFSSQRIGRLESVSLIRRFRVLDRGKRTSRCQVEIDAEIVVLFAGDHYTKFVWEKYRKLSPTARRMFDYFATHKEPYPLKLETFRLMCGSDSTRPKKWREQVGEACDELRENGLVESAWVNDDLVHCKR; from the coding sequence ATGCAGAACGAGTTCAACGAGCAGGAATACAGGCGCAAGCTCATCGAGGGCGGGCTTAGCGAAGCCGACGCCACCGACCTTGCCGCCCGTACCGCCGCCGCTCGCAGGGACTCGGGCAGCGCCGGCGGGGCCTTCCGCCCCGCCGGTTCCCTCTTCGAGCTGCCGGCCACGGCCGGCGACAACGAGGCGGCTTTGCCGCCGAAGCTACCGACGCCGGCAAGTGCCGCCGTCGAGCGATCCGAGCGCATGGCGCAGGAATCGGCCGAGCTTGCGCGCACGATGGGCCTGCCGCCCGAACCGCGCACCGCCGTGAACAAGATGGCCGAGCAGATCGGCGCGCTGGCCCAGGACAAACGGAGTAGTGCGATGGCGACCAAGAAGCGAACGGCCGGCGGTGAGCTGGCCGAGAAGGTCAGCGAGGCCAAGCAGACGGCCTTGCTCAAGCACACGAAGCAGCAGATCAAGGACATGCAGCTCTCGCTGTTCGACCTGGCTCCCTGGCCGGATCACATGCGGGCACTGCCCAACGACTTCGGGCGGTCGGCGATCTTCACCGTCCGCAACAAGAAGGTGCCGCGCGCCGCGCTGCAAGGCCAGTCGATCTACCACGTCAACAAAGACGTGGAGATCACCTACACCGGGATCGAGCTGCGCGCCGACGACGACGAGCTGGTATTCGCCCAGGTGCTGGAGTACGCGAAGCGCACCGCGCTCGGAGAGCCGGTTTCCTTCACGTTCTACGAGCTTTGCCAGGACTTGGACTGGTCAATCAACGGTCGGTACTACACAAGGGCCGAGGAATGCCTGACGCGGCTCCAGGCGTCGGCCATGCAGTTCTCATCCCAACGCATCGGCCGGCTCGAATCGGTGTCGCTGATCCGGCGCTTCCGCGTCCTGGATCGCGGCAAGCGCACGTCGCGCTGCCAGGTCGAGATCGACGCCGAAATCGTGGTGCTGTTCGCCGGCGACCACTACACGAAATTCGTGTGGGAGAAGTACCGCAAGCTGTCGCCCACCGCGCGGCGCATGTTCGACTACTTCGCCACCCACAAGGAGCCGTACCCGCTCAAGCTGGAGACGTTCCGGCTGATGTGCGGCTCGGATTCCACCCGGCCGAAGAAGTGGCGCGAGCAGGTAGGCGAAGCGTGCGACGAGCTGCGCGAAAACGGCCTGGTCGAAAGTGCGTGGGTGAACGACGACCTGGTGCATTGCAAGCGGTGA
- a CDS encoding IS5 family transposase: MPNKFNADHRHHIPKMRHFVRNWPEYESGLRNRGSLTFWVTPQAMQLWPAQARSTPGGQSIYSNQAIQTSLMLRLVFGQALRQTEGLMRSIFQLLEIDLKAPDHTTLSRRSMTLKALPRQCALPAGPLHLLIDSTGLKLFGAGEWLQKKHGQKSRRSWRKLHLAVDASTGHIEASVLTGQDVDDPSQVGPLLDQIEHEVASVTADGAYDGEPTYERIAQRDTQIDVIIPPRVTAQPSAQFEAAPTTRDNHLLMIQSLGRLEWQEAYGYGKRALVETTMGRFKAIIGPKLRARDPRGQQAEANAAVAVLNRMLSAGRPNSVRTSAAAV, encoded by the coding sequence ATGCCCAACAAATTCAACGCCGATCACCGCCATCATATTCCGAAGATGCGGCACTTCGTGCGTAACTGGCCCGAATATGAATCGGGACTTCGCAACCGTGGCAGCCTGACGTTCTGGGTTACCCCGCAGGCGATGCAACTCTGGCCAGCCCAAGCGCGCAGCACACCAGGCGGGCAGTCCATCTATTCGAATCAGGCCATCCAAACCAGCCTGATGCTGCGCCTGGTATTTGGCCAAGCCCTGCGACAAACCGAGGGTTTGATGAGGTCGATTTTCCAGCTTCTCGAGATTGATCTGAAGGCCCCCGACCACACTACCTTGAGTCGCCGAAGCATGACCCTCAAGGCTTTGCCACGCCAGTGCGCGCTGCCCGCCGGGCCGCTGCATTTGTTGATCGACAGCACCGGGCTGAAGCTGTTTGGCGCAGGCGAATGGCTGCAGAAAAAGCACGGACAAAAGTCGCGGCGTAGCTGGAGAAAGCTGCACTTGGCAGTGGACGCCAGCACGGGGCACATCGAGGCGTCGGTCTTGACTGGCCAGGATGTCGATGACCCATCTCAGGTTGGTCCACTGCTTGATCAGATCGAGCACGAAGTCGCCTCTGTTACCGCCGACGGCGCCTATGACGGCGAGCCAACCTACGAGCGGATTGCCCAACGCGATACGCAAATCGACGTCATTATTCCACCGCGCGTTACCGCCCAGCCCAGCGCGCAATTCGAGGCAGCGCCGACCACACGCGACAACCACCTGTTGATGATTCAAAGCTTGGGACGGCTGGAGTGGCAAGAGGCCTATGGCTACGGCAAACGTGCGCTGGTGGAAACCACGATGGGTCGCTTCAAGGCCATCATCGGGCCAAAGTTGCGTGCCCGTGATCCACGTGGCCAGCAGGCCGAGGCAAATGCTGCGGTGGCGGTGCTCAACCGCATGCTGAGCGCTGGACGCCCGAACTCCGTCCGCACTTCAGCAGCTGCCGTCTAA
- a CDS encoding recombinase family protein yields MLIGYMRVSKADGSQATDLQRDALIAAGVDPVHLYEDQASGMREDRPGLTSCLKALRTGDTLVVWKLDRLGRDLRHLINTVHDLTGRGIGLKVLTGHGAAIDTTTAAGKLVFGIFAALAEFERELIAERTIAGLASARARGRKGGRPFKMTAAKLRLAMAAMGQPETKVGDLCQELGVTRQTLYRHVSPKGELRPDGEKLLSRI; encoded by the coding sequence ATGCTGATAGGCTACATGCGGGTATCGAAGGCGGACGGCTCCCAGGCTACCGATTTGCAGCGCGACGCGCTGATTGCCGCCGGGGTCGATCCAGTACATCTTTACGAGGACCAGGCATCCGGCATGCGCGAGGATCGGCCCGGCTTGACGAGCTGCCTGAAGGCGTTGCGAACTGGCGACACACTGGTCGTGTGGAAACTGGATCGGCTCGGACGCGACCTGCGACATCTCATCAACACCGTGCACGACCTGACTGGGCGCGGCATCGGCTTGAAGGTATTAACCGGGCACGGCGCGGCCATCGACACCACGACCGCCGCCGGCAAGCTGGTCTTTGGCATCTTCGCCGCCCTGGCCGAGTTCGAGCGCGAGTTGATCGCGGAGCGCACGATTGCCGGCCTAGCCTCGGCCCGCGCGCGCGGGCGGAAAGGCGGCCGGCCGTTCAAGATGACCGCCGCCAAGCTGCGGCTGGCGATGGCGGCAATGGGTCAGCCAGAGACCAAGGTCGGCGACCTGTGCCAGGAACTTGGCGTCACGCGGCAGACCCTGTATCGGCATGTTTCACCCAAGGGTGAGCTACGTCCAGATGGCGAGAAGCTACTCAGCCGAATTTGA
- the merE gene encoding broad-spectrum mercury transporter MerE, with the protein MNSPERLPSETHKPITGYLWGALAVLTCPCHLPILAIVLAGTTAGAFIGEYWGIAALTLTGLFVLSVTRLLRAFKDRS; encoded by the coding sequence ATGAACAGCCCCGAGCGCTTGCCGTCCGAGACGCACAAACCGATCACCGGCTACCTGTGGGGCGCGCTGGCCGTGCTCACCTGTCCCTGCCATTTGCCGATTCTCGCCATTGTGCTGGCCGGCACGACGGCCGGCGCGTTCATCGGAGAGTACTGGGGTATCGCAGCCCTCACGCTGACCGGTTTGTTCGTCCTGTCTGTGACACGACTGCTGCGGGCCTTCAAAGATCGATCATGA
- the merD gene encoding mercury resistance co-regulator MerD — protein MSAYTVSRLALDAGVSVHIVRDYLLRGLLRPVACTPGGYGLFDDAALQRLCFVRAAFEAGIGLDALARLCRALDAADGDEAAAQLAVLRQFVERRREALADLEVQLATMPTEPAQHAESLP, from the coding sequence ATGAGCGCCTACACCGTGTCCCGGCTGGCCCTTGATGCCGGGGTGAGCGTGCATATCGTGCGCGACTACCTGCTGCGCGGATTGCTGCGTCCGGTGGCGTGCACCCCGGGCGGCTATGGCCTGTTCGATGATGCCGCCTTGCAACGGCTGTGCTTCGTGCGGGCGGCCTTCGAGGCGGGCATCGGCCTGGACGCGCTGGCGCGGCTGTGCCGGGCGCTGGATGCTGCGGACGGCGATGAAGCGGCCGCGCAGCTTGCCGTTCTGCGCCAGTTCGTCGAGCGTCGGCGCGAAGCGTTGGCCGATCTGGAGGTGCAGTTGGCCACCATGCCGACCGAGCCGGCACAGCACGCGGAGAGTCTGCCATGA
- the merA gene encoding mercury(II) reductase has protein sequence MTEITVNGMTCTSCATHVKDALEKIPGVNAAVVSYPESRAQVMADTAVSHNQLLAAIAALGYQGSIRVGDFKDEPKIRDALEGAGLHIAIIGSGGAAMAAALKAVEQGATVTLIERGTIGGTCVNIGCVPSKIMIRAAHIAHLRRESPFDGGIAATVPAIDRSKLLAQQQARVDELRHAKYEGILDGNPAITVLHGEARFKDDQSLVVRLNEGGEREVTFDRCLVATGASPAVPPIPGLKESPYWTSTEALVSDTIPARLAVIGSSVVALELAQAFARLGSQVTILARSTLFFREDPAIGEAVTAAFRAEGIEVLEHTQASQVAHVNGEFVLTTGHGELRADKLLVATGRAPNTRSLALDAAGVTVNAQGAIVIDQGMRTSNPNIYAAGDCTDQPQFVYVAAAAGTRAAINMTGGDAALNLTAMPAVVFTDPQVATVGYSEAEAHHDGIETDSRTLTLDNVPRALANFDTRGFIKLVIEEGSGRLIGVQAVAPEAGELIQTAVLAIRNRMTVQELADQLFPYLTMVEGLKLAAQTFNKDVKQLSCCAG, from the coding sequence ATGACCGAAATCACCGTGAATGGCATGACCTGCACATCCTGCGCCACCCATGTCAAAGATGCTTTGGAAAAGATTCCCGGCGTGAATGCCGCTGTGGTGTCCTATCCAGAAAGCCGCGCGCAAGTCATGGCAGACACCGCCGTGAGCCACAACCAACTGCTGGCCGCCATCGCCGCATTGGGTTATCAAGGCTCGATCCGGGTTGGTGATTTCAAAGATGAACCAAAAATCCGTGATGCACTTGAGGGCGCCGGTTTGCATATCGCCATCATTGGCAGCGGCGGGGCCGCGATGGCGGCGGCGCTGAAGGCCGTCGAGCAAGGCGCGACGGTCACGCTGATCGAACGCGGCACCATCGGCGGCACCTGCGTCAATATCGGCTGTGTGCCGTCCAAGATCATGATCCGCGCTGCCCATATTGCCCATCTGCGCCGGGAAAGTCCGTTCGACGGCGGTATTGCGGCAACTGTGCCTGCGATTGACCGCAGCAAACTGCTGGCCCAGCAGCAGGCCCGTGTCGATGAACTGCGGCACGCCAAATACGAAGGCATCCTGGACGGCAATCCAGCCATCACCGTTTTGCACGGTGAAGCGCGTTTCAAGGACGACCAGAGCCTGGTCGTCCGTTTGAACGAGGGTGGCGAGCGCGAGGTAACGTTCGACCGCTGCCTGGTCGCCACCGGTGCCAGTCCGGCCGTGCCGCCGATTCCGGGCCTGAAAGAGTCACCCTACTGGACTTCCACCGAAGCGCTTGTCAGCGACACCATTCCCGCACGCCTGGCCGTGATCGGTTCGTCGGTGGTGGCGTTGGAACTGGCGCAAGCCTTTGCCCGGCTCGGCAGCCAGGTCACGATCCTGGCACGCAGCACCTTGTTCTTCCGGGAAGACCCGGCCATCGGCGAGGCCGTGACAGCCGCTTTCCGCGCCGAGGGCATCGAGGTGCTGGAGCACACGCAAGCCAGCCAGGTCGCCCATGTGAACGGCGAATTCGTGCTGACCACCGGACACGGTGAATTGCGCGCTGACAAGTTGCTGGTTGCCACCGGTCGGGCACCGAATACGCGCAGCCTCGCGCTGGACGCGGCGGGGGTCACTGTCAATGCGCAAGGGGCCATCGTTATCGACCAAGGCATGCGCACGAGCAACCCGAACATCTACGCGGCCGGCGACTGCACCGACCAGCCGCAGTTCGTCTACGTGGCAGCGGCCGCCGGCACCCGTGCCGCGATCAACATGACCGGCGGCGACGCAGCCCTCAATCTGACCGCGATGCCGGCAGTGGTGTTCACCGACCCGCAAGTCGCCACCGTGGGCTACAGCGAGGCGGAAGCGCACCACGATGGCATCGAGACCGACAGTCGCACGCTGACACTCGACAACGTTCCGCGAGCGCTTGCCAACTTCGACACACGCGGCTTCATCAAGCTGGTCATCGAGGAAGGTAGCGGACGGCTCATCGGCGTGCAGGCGGTGGCCCCGGAAGCGGGCGAACTGATCCAGACGGCGGTGCTCGCCATCCGCAACCGCATGACGGTGCAGGAACTGGCCGACCAGTTGTTCCCCTACCTGACAATGGTCGAGGGGTTGAAGCTTGCGGCGCAGACCTTCAACAAGGACGTGAAGCAGCTTTCCTGCTGCGCTGGATAA
- the merF gene encoding mercury resistance system transport protein MerF — MKDPKTLLRVSIIGTTLVALCCFTPVLVILLGVVGLSALTGYLDYVLLPALAIFIGLTIYAIQRKRQADACCTPKFNGVKK; from the coding sequence ATGAAAGACCCGAAGACACTGCTGCGGGTCAGCATCATTGGCACAACCCTCGTGGCGCTGTGTTGCTTCACCCCTGTTCTGGTCATTTTGCTCGGTGTGGTCGGCTTGTCCGCGCTGACCGGCTATCTGGACTATGTGCTGCTGCCTGCGCTGGCGATTTTCATCGGCTTGACCATCTACGCCATCCAACGAAAACGCCAAGCCGATGCCTGCTGCACCCCGAAATTCAATGGAGTAAAAAAATGA
- the merP gene encoding mercury resistance system periplasmic binding protein MerP: MKKLLSALALAAVVAPVWAATQTVTLSVPGMTCSACPITVKKAISKVDGVSKVDVTFETREAVVTFDDAKTSVQKLTKATEDAGYPSSVKN; the protein is encoded by the coding sequence ATGAAAAAGCTGCTTTCCGCCCTTGCCCTCGCTGCCGTTGTTGCCCCCGTGTGGGCCGCCACCCAGACCGTTACGCTGTCCGTACCGGGCATGACCTGCTCGGCCTGTCCGATCACTGTCAAGAAGGCGATTTCCAAGGTCGATGGCGTCAGTAAAGTTGACGTGACCTTCGAGACGCGCGAAGCGGTGGTCACCTTCGATGATGCCAAGACCAGCGTGCAGAAACTGACCAAGGCTACCGAGGATGCGGGCTACCCATCATCAGTCAAGAACTGA
- the merT gene encoding mercuric ion transporter MerT has product MSEPQNGRGALFTGGLAAILASACCLGPLVLIALGFSGAWIGNLTVLEPYRPIFIGVALVALFFAWRRIYRPSAACKPGEVCAIPQVRATYKLIFWGVAVLVLVALGFPYVVPFSIDHRSSP; this is encoded by the coding sequence ATGTCTGAACCTCAAAACGGGCGCGGCGCGCTCTTCACTGGCGGGCTGGCCGCCATCCTCGCCTCGGCTTGCTGCCTCGGGCCGCTGGTTCTGATCGCCTTGGGGTTCAGCGGCGCTTGGATCGGCAACTTGACGGTGTTGGAACCCTATCGCCCCATCTTTATCGGCGTGGCGCTGGTGGCGTTGTTCTTCGCCTGGCGGCGCATCTACCGGCCGTCAGCCGCCTGCAAACCGGGTGAGGTTTGCGCGATTCCCCAAGTGCGAGCTACTTACAAGCTCATTTTCTGGGGCGTGGCCGTGCTGGTTTTGGTCGCGCTCGGATTTCCCTACGTCGTGCCATTTTCTATTGATCACAGGAGTTCACCATGA
- the merR gene encoding Hg(II)-responsive transcriptional regulator, with amino-acid sequence MENNLENLTIGVFARTAGVNVETIRFYQRKGLLPEPDKPYGSIRRYGETDVTRVRFVKSAQRLGFSLDEIAELLRLEDGTHCEEASSLAEHKLKDVRERMADLARMEAVLSDLVCACHARKGNVSCPLIASLQGKKEPRSADAV; translated from the coding sequence ATGGAAAACAATTTGGAGAACCTGACCATTGGCGTTTTCGCCAGGACGGCCGGGGTCAATGTGGAGACCATCCGGTTCTATCAGCGCAAGGGCTTGCTCCCGGAACCGGACAAGCCTTACGGCAGCATTCGCCGCTATGGCGAGACGGATGTAACGCGGGTGCGCTTCGTGAAATCAGCCCAGCGGTTGGGCTTCAGCCTGGATGAGATCGCCGAGCTGCTGCGGCTGGAGGATGGCACCCATTGCGAGGAAGCCAGCAGCCTGGCCGAGCACAAGCTCAAGGACGTGCGCGAGAGGATGGCTGACCTGGCGCGCATGGAGGCCGTGCTGTCTGATTTGGTGTGCGCCTGCCATGCGCGGAAGGGGAACGTTTCCTGCCCGCTGATTGCGTCACTGCAAGGGAAGAAAGAACCGCGCAGTGCGGACGCGGTGTAG
- a CDS encoding transposase, giving the protein MAARITDEEWDKLSPENFETHSLLRAVDAMDELRDDLNDGEDAAPPQLRTDLLKLHQLAMAVINEGSRSQVADLFELAGDLDEQVSYMMTKLEEIQDTLSRLTALYPDSLYYGGLDGAE; this is encoded by the coding sequence ATGGCCGCGCGCATTACCGACGAAGAATGGGACAAGCTGTCTCCGGAGAATTTCGAGACGCATTCGCTGTTGCGTGCGGTCGATGCCATGGACGAGCTGCGCGACGATCTCAACGATGGCGAAGACGCCGCCCCGCCGCAGCTTCGCACCGACCTGCTGAAGTTGCACCAACTGGCGATGGCCGTCATCAACGAGGGATCGCGCAGCCAGGTTGCCGACCTGTTCGAGCTGGCCGGTGATCTGGACGAGCAGGTTTCCTACATGATGACCAAGCTGGAAGAGATACAGGACACGCTGTCGCGGTTGACGGCGCTGTACCCGGACAGCCTGTACTACGGCGGATTGGACGGTGCCGAATGA
- a CDS encoding helix-turn-helix domain-containing protein, protein MQKRIIEGVEVQRSSGNVFADLGLPDAEKLKIKTGLVVEIRKAMRALGLTQQAAAKRMGIPQPKVSGMMHGDFTNLSERKLMDCLNRLGYDIEIKVRPASEPVGHLTLATA, encoded by the coding sequence ATGCAAAAACGAATCATTGAAGGCGTCGAGGTTCAACGCAGCTCGGGCAACGTCTTTGCCGACCTTGGACTGCCCGATGCCGAGAAACTGAAAATCAAAACCGGCCTGGTAGTCGAGATCAGGAAAGCGATGCGTGCGCTTGGCTTGACACAACAAGCCGCGGCCAAGCGCATGGGCATCCCGCAACCGAAGGTGTCGGGCATGATGCACGGCGATTTCACCAACCTGTCCGAGCGCAAGCTGATGGACTGCCTGAATCGCCTCGGTTACGACATCGAAATCAAGGTGCGCCCGGCATCCGAGCCGGTCGGGCACCTGACGCTCGCCACCGCCTGA
- a CDS encoding type II toxin-antitoxin system RelE/ParE family toxin: protein MTDKEKPLEWIASSYKDLMALPPDVRRRFGYALSLAQMGDQDDAAKVLKGFGGAGVLEVIEDDAGGTYRAVYTVKFAEAVFVLHCFQKKSKSGIATPKVDMDIIRARLKVAEALAQELRNAKTNH, encoded by the coding sequence ATGACCGACAAAGAAAAACCGCTCGAATGGATCGCGAGCAGCTACAAGGATCTGATGGCGTTGCCGCCGGACGTGCGTCGGCGTTTCGGTTACGCGCTGTCGCTGGCGCAGATGGGCGACCAGGACGACGCGGCCAAGGTGCTCAAGGGCTTTGGCGGTGCCGGTGTGCTGGAAGTCATCGAAGACGATGCCGGTGGCACGTATCGGGCGGTCTACACGGTGAAGTTTGCGGAAGCGGTGTTCGTCCTGCACTGCTTCCAGAAGAAGAGCAAGAGCGGGATCGCCACGCCAAAGGTGGACATGGACATCATCCGCGCTCGGCTGAAGGTGGCCGAAGCATTGGCACAGGAGCTACGAAATGCAAAAACGAATCATTGA